The following coding sequences are from one Bifidobacterium sp. window:
- a CDS encoding aldo/keto reductase, whose protein sequence is MMATLGNSGIDIYPLVLGGNTFGWTSDEKTSREVLDEFVAAGGNLIDTADVYSAWAPGNSGGESEIVLGRWLTARAKRDDVLIATKVSQHPQYQGLSAANIEAAANESLLRLGTDYIDLYYAHFDDDTTPLEETVGAFNKLVTDGKVRAIGISNYSAERIKEWFSIARENNFTLPVALEPHYNLVTRKNYEENLLPVAKEENLAVFPYFALASGFLTGKYRTEDDLKGKKRSGMVKDYFTPAGLEVVAELDNIAKAREVSIATVSLAWLRHQPQIAAPIASARIPEQLPALLESTKLSLSEEELSKLDEVSSKVA, encoded by the coding sequence ATGATGGCCACACTGGGCAATTCAGGCATTGACATCTATCCACTGGTTCTGGGAGGTAACACTTTTGGATGGACCAGTGATGAGAAGACCAGCAGAGAAGTTCTCGACGAGTTTGTAGCAGCTGGTGGCAACCTTATTGACACAGCGGATGTATATTCCGCTTGGGCACCAGGCAACTCCGGTGGAGAGTCCGAGATTGTGCTGGGTCGTTGGCTCACTGCACGCGCTAAGCGTGACGATGTGCTCATCGCCACTAAGGTGAGTCAGCATCCTCAATATCAAGGCCTCTCAGCAGCAAACATAGAAGCTGCAGCGAACGAATCTCTGTTGCGCTTAGGCACTGATTATATTGATCTCTATTATGCTCATTTTGATGACGACACGACACCTCTCGAAGAGACTGTAGGTGCGTTCAACAAGCTCGTTACAGATGGCAAAGTACGTGCGATTGGCATTTCGAACTATTCAGCAGAACGCATCAAGGAATGGTTCTCAATTGCCCGAGAAAATAATTTCACACTCCCTGTAGCTCTTGAACCTCACTACAATCTGGTGACACGCAAGAATTATGAGGAGAATCTGCTTCCTGTAGCCAAGGAGGAAAATCTCGCGGTGTTCCCGTACTTTGCTCTTGCTTCAGGATTCCTTACAGGTAAGTATCGTACTGAAGATGATCTCAAGGGCAAAAAGCGTTCTGGGATGGTTAAAGATTACTTCACTCCAGCAGGTTTAGAGGTTGTTGCCGAACTAGACAATATCGCTAAGGCTCGCGAGGTTTCTATTGCCACAGTGTCACTGGCGTGGCTCCGTCATCAACCGCAGATTGCCGCTCCAATCGCCTCTGCTCGTATTCCAGAGCAGTTGCCTGCTTTGCTAGAGTCGACGAAGCTCTCGCTGAGCGAAGAAGAGCTCTCAAAGCTGGATGAAGTGTCCTCAAAAGTTGCATAA
- a CDS encoding ATP-binding cassette domain-containing protein, producing the protein MSDQNTSAAPNSVTPSSAAAVDGNHQISNAEHRKAVLEAPVILRVRDLEKSFQGLHAVNKVSFDLHEGEIISIIGPNGSGKSTTINLISGFISPDSGIIDIDNNPVAGLSAAEVADRGLARTFQNGRVFAGLSVDENIGLGYHKKLHSQRPFKGLQRFPIVRWLSLLAETGVALIPGPHARRENREVDERIGREIDRFKERLESRRNDLAYTLSYANRRRTEIARAHISEPKLLLLDEPTAGMNQSETAEVLQQLQHLKAQGHTILLVEHKIDLVTALSDKVLAMDGGRIIAQGDPDDVRKNPQVVEAYLGKRRSVAKKKAIDSRGVLNIQNALPAAQTTEQNLDGVSEQLASSTRDRAINEQQESGQPNPIAHEGSPLLTLQDVDVFYGQVHALQHISIEIPQGAIVSLLGGNASGKSTTMKTILGLKHPKNGSIHYDGADITSVSTRHRVIAGIAAVPEARRVFPQMTVQENLLAGGYTRKKSDERLADVAQMYERFPRLKERRNQQAGTMSGGEQQMLAFARALMSHPRLICMDEPTMGLSPRLVEDVLEQIAKLRDELGVSVLMVEQQAELALSIADYGYVLQNGSIRLQGEASSLLNNPQVQEAYLGGAREEG; encoded by the coding sequence ATGAGTGATCAGAATACTTCGGCTGCGCCAAATAGTGTTACGCCAAGCAGTGCTGCAGCAGTTGATGGGAACCATCAGATAAGCAATGCCGAACATCGCAAAGCAGTGCTTGAAGCGCCTGTGATATTGCGGGTACGCGACTTGGAGAAATCCTTCCAAGGACTTCACGCTGTGAATAAAGTGTCTTTCGACTTGCACGAAGGTGAAATTATTTCGATTATCGGGCCTAATGGTTCCGGCAAATCAACCACTATTAATTTGATTTCTGGGTTCATTTCGCCCGATTCTGGCATTATCGATATTGATAACAATCCGGTTGCGGGGTTAAGTGCCGCCGAGGTTGCAGATCGCGGATTGGCCAGAACTTTTCAAAACGGCAGAGTGTTTGCTGGTTTGAGTGTCGACGAGAATATTGGGCTTGGTTATCATAAGAAACTTCACTCACAGCGTCCCTTCAAGGGGTTGCAACGATTCCCGATAGTCCGATGGCTCTCGTTGCTCGCTGAAACTGGAGTAGCGTTGATTCCTGGGCCGCATGCCCGAAGAGAGAACCGCGAAGTTGATGAACGTATTGGCCGAGAAATTGATCGCTTTAAAGAACGTCTTGAATCAAGACGTAATGATCTGGCTTACACATTGTCTTATGCAAATCGCCGACGTACTGAAATTGCCCGTGCTCATATAAGCGAACCGAAATTGCTGTTGCTTGACGAGCCGACCGCGGGTATGAACCAGTCTGAAACCGCAGAGGTCTTGCAACAGTTGCAACACCTCAAAGCACAAGGGCACACGATTTTGCTGGTTGAACACAAAATCGATTTAGTAACCGCGCTATCTGACAAAGTACTAGCTATGGATGGGGGACGCATCATTGCACAAGGCGATCCCGATGATGTGCGTAAGAATCCTCAGGTCGTTGAAGCATATTTAGGTAAGCGTCGGAGTGTGGCGAAGAAAAAGGCCATTGACAGCCGCGGGGTGTTGAATATTCAAAATGCCCTGCCTGCTGCACAAACGACTGAGCAGAACCTAGACGGTGTAAGCGAGCAGCTGGCATCCTCTACTCGAGACAGAGCAATTAATGAACAACAAGAGTCTGGGCAGCCGAATCCTATTGCACACGAGGGATCCCCTTTATTGACTCTGCAAGATGTGGATGTGTTTTATGGACAGGTGCATGCCTTGCAGCACATTTCCATAGAAATCCCGCAAGGTGCGATTGTGTCATTACTAGGTGGCAATGCATCAGGAAAATCCACCACCATGAAAACAATTTTGGGGCTCAAACACCCTAAGAATGGAAGCATTCACTATGACGGTGCAGATATCACTTCGGTGAGTACCAGACACCGTGTGATTGCAGGTATTGCAGCAGTTCCAGAAGCAAGACGAGTATTCCCACAAATGACGGTCCAGGAGAATCTACTCGCAGGCGGGTATACGCGTAAAAAGTCAGATGAACGTCTTGCGGATGTGGCGCAGATGTATGAGCGTTTTCCGAGGCTAAAGGAGCGCCGCAATCAGCAAGCTGGCACGATGTCTGGCGGTGAACAGCAGATGTTAGCTTTCGCTAGAGCTTTGATGAGTCATCCGCGTCTGATCTGCATGGATGAGCCAACAATGGGATTATCGCCAAGATTGGTTGAGGATGTACTTGAACAAATTGCGAAACTCCGTGACGAATTGGGTGTTTCCGTATTGATGGTTGAGCAGCAGGCTGAGTTGGCATTATCTATTGCTGACTATGGTTATGTGCTGCAAAATGGCAGTATCCGACTGCAAGGAGAAGCATCCTCACTGCTGAACAATCCGCAAGTACAAGAAGCGTACCTTGGCGGTGCGCGGGAAGAAGGCTGA
- a CDS encoding trans-sulfuration enzyme family protein, whose translation MARFNTQLVHGIAVEDNATGAVNPPIYNSSTFAFSSVDDIPRWDYARSGNPTREFLERQIAQLEHGVRGFAFSSGLAAIHASLSIFAPGDRIVVGDNIYGGTYSQIHEFFDRWGLKFEVVDTQDLAAVEAALRGNGVPAKALYFETFTNPLLQVNDVAALSELAHRYNAVVIVDNTFVTPYLQQPLDLGADVVLHSATKYLAGHSDVVAGLAVAGSDELAHRLYFAQNRLGGVLPPAESDSVRKGLQTLALRLDRQQENAARVAEFLQENPLVSSVHYPGTGIRGKQELTDKGVKGAGGVLAFEVAKGVNPSVILNNLHVFRLAVSLGAVESLAELPCRMTHFEIPREERLKLGITDELIRLAIGIEDADDLVEDLRQAFALADKELEDESAERSVPVLR comes from the coding sequence ATGGCACGATTCAATACGCAATTGGTTCATGGAATCGCTGTAGAAGACAACGCGACGGGCGCTGTAAATCCTCCGATTTATAACTCGTCAACATTTGCATTCTCATCCGTCGATGATATTCCTCGATGGGATTATGCGCGTTCGGGCAATCCTACGCGTGAATTCCTTGAGCGTCAGATTGCTCAGCTTGAACACGGTGTTCGTGGTTTTGCATTTTCATCAGGTCTTGCGGCCATCCATGCCAGCTTGTCGATTTTTGCGCCAGGGGATCGCATTGTTGTAGGAGACAATATCTATGGAGGCACATACTCACAGATTCATGAGTTCTTTGACCGTTGGGGCTTGAAATTTGAAGTTGTTGACACTCAAGACCTGGCAGCAGTAGAAGCTGCACTCAGAGGTAATGGAGTCCCTGCAAAAGCCCTATACTTTGAGACTTTCACTAATCCCTTGCTGCAGGTCAATGATGTAGCAGCGCTTTCTGAACTTGCGCACCGTTACAACGCCGTTGTTATCGTTGACAATACCTTCGTAACACCATACTTACAACAGCCTTTGGATTTGGGTGCTGATGTGGTACTTCATTCAGCAACTAAGTATTTAGCGGGGCATTCGGATGTAGTTGCAGGACTTGCAGTTGCTGGCAGTGATGAACTGGCCCATCGTTTGTACTTTGCACAAAACCGTTTAGGTGGTGTGTTACCTCCTGCAGAGAGCGATTCTGTGCGTAAAGGATTGCAGACGCTTGCTCTTCGCCTAGACCGTCAGCAAGAGAACGCAGCCCGCGTGGCAGAGTTTCTACAAGAGAATCCACTGGTGTCAAGTGTGCATTACCCAGGCACAGGTATTCGTGGAAAGCAGGAGCTTACGGATAAAGGTGTTAAAGGTGCAGGTGGAGTGCTCGCTTTTGAGGTGGCTAAGGGCGTCAATCCCAGTGTGATTTTGAACAATCTCCATGTGTTCAGACTCGCTGTCAGTCTTGGAGCTGTGGAGAGCCTTGCTGAGCTTCCCTGTAGAATGACACATTTTGAAATCCCTCGTGAGGAGCGTCTCAAGCTGGGCATCACCGATGAGTTGATTCGCCTGGCAATAGGTATTGAAGATGCCGACGATCTGGTTGAAGATCTTCGACAAGCATTTGCGCTCGCAGATAAGGAGTTAGAGGATGAGTCAGCCGAAAGATCTGTTCCAGTGTTGAGATAA
- a CDS encoding methionine ABC transporter ATP-binding protein encodes MSAIITISNFSKTFKTREGEHVALRNVDLEIPEGSVFGIIGLSGAGKSTLVRAINGIAPASGGSITVLGQDVTNLSGKKLRSLRQNIGMVFQQFNLMPSRTVLQNVLLPLKDSGLKRNERKQRAEHLLELVGLAKFKDAYPSQLSGGQSQRVAIARALANSPKLLLCDEATSALDPETTDTILRLLKRLNSEFGITIIVVTHQMDVIKAICTDVAVIDKGTIVEQGGIYDVMSNPQASLAAKFVENSTGLTRFYRLINEGAQALKPAEDEVLIHMQYVRKAVSEALVSQISVSYALVANIFYGSLEIIDGYPLGGLIVKLRGKDDDITQALQYLRDQDVKVTDLTASFASVAPDVTAAPASVSEQTS; translated from the coding sequence ATGTCTGCAATTATTACCATATCCAATTTTTCGAAGACCTTTAAGACCCGAGAGGGTGAACATGTAGCCTTACGCAATGTCGATTTAGAAATCCCAGAAGGTTCAGTTTTTGGCATCATAGGCCTCAGTGGTGCAGGGAAAAGTACACTTGTGCGCGCCATTAACGGTATTGCGCCTGCTAGCGGTGGTTCAATAACAGTATTAGGACAAGATGTCACCAATCTTTCCGGTAAGAAGCTGAGATCACTTCGTCAGAACATCGGTATGGTATTCCAACAATTCAATCTGATGCCATCGCGCACTGTTCTGCAAAATGTATTGCTGCCCCTAAAAGATTCGGGGCTAAAACGAAACGAGCGTAAGCAGCGGGCAGAACATTTACTTGAGCTGGTTGGTCTTGCCAAATTCAAAGACGCCTACCCCTCGCAGCTATCTGGTGGACAGTCGCAGCGGGTAGCAATTGCTAGAGCCTTGGCGAACTCACCGAAGCTGCTTCTATGTGACGAAGCCACGAGTGCTTTAGATCCTGAGACTACTGATACCATTCTGCGTTTGCTTAAAAGGTTGAATAGTGAATTTGGTATCACCATCATTGTGGTCACACACCAAATGGACGTTATCAAAGCTATTTGTACTGATGTTGCAGTAATTGATAAAGGCACCATCGTAGAGCAAGGTGGCATTTACGATGTGATGTCTAACCCTCAAGCCTCATTGGCGGCCAAGTTCGTTGAAAATTCCACTGGTTTAACCAGATTTTACCGACTTATCAATGAAGGTGCACAAGCTCTCAAACCTGCTGAGGACGAGGTGCTGATTCATATGCAGTATGTTCGTAAAGCAGTGAGTGAGGCTCTGGTCTCTCAAATATCAGTGTCGTATGCTCTGGTAGCCAACATTTTTTACGGTTCATTAGAAATTATTGATGGATATCCCCTTGGTGGACTCATTGTCAAACTTCGCGGTAAAGACGACGATATTACTCAGGCTTTGCAATATTTGCGAGATCAAGATGTGAAAGTAACTGACCTTACTGCTTCGTTCGCATCGGTTGCGCCGGATGTGACCGCAGCGCCTGCCTCAGTTTCGGAGCAGACATCATGA
- a CDS encoding SDR family oxidoreductase, with product MTVHQKTALVTGAGGGVGGKLVRSLVAQGWKVLAVVRSYEDAAELNAIDGIEAFKLDLLHTDALLAWASELALREQDGIDLLVHAAATATVGRADQATATDWQHVLSTNVTAPALLTAGLLPVIRRVKGTIVFINSGAGERAVANHSIYAASKHALRGYADTLRLEESEHQVRVSTVYPGQINTKMLRAIDNHLGVAFTPESYIDPQTVANTVIWIAQATPDVHITNVDLRPRQELSAKFTV from the coding sequence ATGACAGTACATCAGAAAACAGCGCTTGTAACTGGTGCAGGTGGAGGAGTCGGCGGAAAACTGGTGCGAAGCTTAGTGGCACAAGGCTGGAAAGTTCTGGCCGTGGTGAGATCATACGAAGATGCAGCGGAGCTCAATGCAATTGATGGTATTGAGGCATTTAAGCTTGATTTGCTTCATACGGACGCTCTTCTCGCCTGGGCATCAGAGTTGGCGTTGCGTGAGCAAGACGGTATTGATTTGCTGGTGCATGCTGCTGCAACGGCAACAGTTGGTAGAGCCGACCAAGCTACTGCCACCGATTGGCAGCACGTCTTAAGCACTAACGTTACTGCGCCAGCACTGTTAACGGCAGGACTGCTGCCAGTGATTCGTCGGGTCAAAGGCACCATTGTATTTATCAATTCAGGTGCTGGTGAGCGTGCAGTTGCCAACCATTCGATTTACGCCGCTTCTAAGCATGCATTGCGAGGTTATGCAGATACCTTACGTTTAGAAGAATCGGAGCATCAAGTCCGAGTGAGCACCGTGTATCCCGGACAAATCAACACTAAGATGCTTCGTGCTATCGATAACCATCTGGGTGTAGCTTTCACGCCTGAGTCGTATATTGATCCGCAAACAGTCGCTAATACGGTGATATGGATTGCACAGGCGACCCCCGATGTGCACATCACTAACGTTGATTTGCGACCGAGACAGGAACTCTCCGCAAAATTTACTGTTTGA